The following proteins are encoded in a genomic region of Galbibacter sp. BG1:
- the gltB gene encoding glutamate synthase large subunit yields MKPQKQGLYSPEFEHDNCGAGFICNLNGVRTNDIIHKALDILIRLEHRGAVSADGKTGDGAGILIEIPHAFFKEACKFEIPEPKEYAVGMLFLPKSKNQSQICINIFEEKIKAQGLNIIGWRDVPVDHSCIGEIAAQTEPLTKQVFIGKNNQDLSDEEFNAKLFAGRKIAEHAILNSNLSEAEYFYFSSLSTNTIIYKGLLMPQDISTYYKDLMQPEVVTKLALVHQRFSTNTFPTWDLAQPFRLMCHNGEINTLRGNLSRMKAREELFKTEIFGESIKEIPPIVLEGKSDSASMDMVLELLLQTGRSLPEAMMMMVPEAWEKHQSMTDSKKAFYEYNSCIMEPWDGPASIPFTDGNYIGALLDRNGLRPSRYTVTKDGYVIMSSETGVIDVKPENVELHGRLEPGRMFLVDMNEGRIIGDEEVKESIVSKRPYRKWLDQNLLPLAKIAYTGNKTPVEKEDFITRQKLFGYTNEDIKTLITPMATQGKEAIGSMGTDTPLAVLSDKPQLLFNYFKQLFAQVTNPPLDGIREEIVTDISLSIGGDKNIFDIVPEQCKKLKIQNPVISNEDLDKIKYINHPDFKAVSISILYDINKGLNGLEARLEEMVDEISNAIDEGHNIIILSDRNVSPTMAPIPSALACSHVHHGLKKKEKRSSVGIIVESAEPREPHHFALLFGYGASAINPYMVNEIIAKLVADNEIKSSFEDAVLNFNKAIGKGIVKIMNKIGISTLHSYRGAQIFEALGLNKKFVDKYFSNTTSRIEGIGIYEIEKEIQKRFSKAYTDSESLADLDLEIGGDYRWRRNGERHMFNPTTVAKLQQAVRTNKFDSYKEYSHMINEQSERLMTLRGMFKFQELNPISIDEVEPWTEIVKRFKTGAMSFGSISKEAHENLAIAMNRIQGKSNSGEGGEDPDRFHKDLNGNWRNSAIKQVASGRFGVSINYLSNAKEIQIKMAQGAKPGEGGQLPGPKVNPDIAKTRNSTPYVGLISPPPHHDIYSIEDLAQLIFDLKNANREARVNVKLVSEVGVGTIAAGVAKAKADVVLISGFDGGTGASPLTSLRHAGLPWELGIAEAQQTLVLNDLRGRIVMECDGQLKTGRDVAIACLLGAEEFGFATAPLVASGCIMMRACHLNTCPVGIATQDPELRKNFKGTPEHVINFMYFIAQELRQIMADLGFRTIEQMVGQSQKLNMNKAIEHYKAQGIDLSNILYKPRVPESVKLHNTEKQDHHLEEVLDFEILRQAHPAVYRKEKMSLDFPITNINRTTGAILSNEISKIHGENGLPEDTLTLNFEGSAGQSFGAFATKGLTLKVNGNTNDYFGKGLSGAKLVVKVPEKATFKPEENVIIGNVAMYGAVTGEAYINGIAGERFLVRNSGAKAVVEGIGDHGCEYMTGGVAVILGKIGRNFAAGMSGGIAYIYNPDNKLDSSNFNMEMVELEEPSENDQIQLQQLISNHIKYTDSPLAKRIMTDWDNNRSKFVKVMPTEFKKALEFLAKQEKEVEQLTTA; encoded by the coding sequence ATGAAGCCACAAAAACAAGGACTATACTCCCCGGAGTTTGAACATGACAATTGCGGTGCAGGTTTCATCTGTAACCTAAACGGAGTACGAACCAACGATATAATTCACAAAGCACTTGATATTTTAATTCGCTTAGAGCACCGTGGCGCGGTTAGTGCCGACGGTAAAACAGGTGATGGTGCCGGAATTCTTATTGAAATCCCACACGCTTTCTTTAAGGAAGCCTGTAAGTTCGAAATTCCTGAGCCGAAAGAATATGCAGTTGGTATGTTATTCCTACCAAAATCTAAAAACCAGTCTCAAATATGTATCAATATATTTGAAGAAAAAATAAAAGCGCAAGGCCTAAATATTATTGGCTGGCGTGATGTTCCAGTAGATCATAGTTGTATTGGGGAAATTGCTGCTCAAACAGAACCTTTAACCAAACAAGTATTTATTGGGAAAAATAATCAAGATTTAAGTGATGAGGAATTTAATGCTAAGCTTTTCGCAGGTCGTAAAATTGCAGAGCACGCCATTTTAAATTCAAACCTGTCGGAAGCAGAATATTTCTACTTTTCTAGTTTATCTACCAATACTATCATCTACAAAGGTCTTTTAATGCCTCAAGACATAAGTACTTATTATAAGGACTTAATGCAGCCAGAGGTGGTAACCAAATTAGCTTTGGTTCACCAGCGTTTCTCTACCAACACATTCCCAACTTGGGATTTGGCACAGCCTTTTAGATTAATGTGCCACAATGGTGAGATTAACACCTTAAGAGGTAACCTAAGTAGAATGAAGGCCCGTGAGGAACTTTTTAAAACTGAAATTTTCGGGGAAAGCATCAAAGAAATCCCACCAATTGTTTTAGAAGGTAAATCTGATTCGGCTTCGATGGACATGGTATTGGAATTGCTTCTGCAAACAGGGCGTTCGCTTCCTGAGGCCATGATGATGATGGTTCCTGAAGCTTGGGAGAAACACCAATCGATGACCGACAGCAAAAAAGCTTTTTACGAATACAATTCTTGTATAATGGAACCATGGGACGGGCCGGCTTCCATTCCTTTTACTGATGGGAATTATATCGGGGCTTTATTAGACCGAAACGGTTTAAGACCTTCCCGTTACACCGTTACCAAAGATGGATATGTAATTATGTCTTCGGAAACAGGGGTGATAGACGTAAAACCAGAAAATGTAGAATTGCACGGTAGATTGGAACCAGGACGTATGTTTTTGGTGGATATGAATGAAGGACGAATTATTGGTGATGAAGAAGTAAAGGAAAGTATCGTTTCCAAACGTCCGTACCGCAAATGGCTGGACCAAAACCTATTGCCACTAGCCAAAATAGCGTATACAGGGAATAAAACCCCAGTTGAAAAAGAGGACTTTATAACACGTCAAAAACTATTCGGCTACACCAATGAGGACATAAAAACCCTTATTACCCCAATGGCAACACAAGGAAAAGAAGCTATTGGTTCTATGGGAACAGATACTCCTTTGGCCGTATTATCGGACAAGCCACAACTTCTTTTTAATTATTTCAAACAGCTATTTGCTCAGGTAACCAACCCGCCTTTAGATGGTATTCGTGAAGAAATCGTAACCGATATTAGCCTTTCCATTGGCGGCGATAAAAATATCTTCGATATCGTTCCGGAGCAATGTAAAAAACTTAAAATTCAAAATCCAGTAATTTCCAACGAAGACCTGGACAAGATTAAATATATTAACCACCCGGATTTTAAGGCCGTTTCAATTTCAATCCTTTATGATATAAATAAAGGATTGAATGGCCTTGAAGCTCGACTGGAAGAAATGGTGGATGAAATTTCCAACGCAATAGACGAGGGCCACAACATAATTATCCTTTCAGATAGGAATGTTTCGCCTACTATGGCACCTATCCCTTCTGCACTGGCATGTTCCCATGTGCACCACGGCCTAAAGAAAAAAGAAAAGCGATCTTCCGTAGGGATAATTGTGGAGTCTGCCGAGCCTCGTGAGCCACATCATTTTGCCTTATTATTTGGTTATGGAGCAAGTGCTATTAACCCATACATGGTAAATGAGATTATTGCAAAGCTGGTTGCCGATAACGAAATAAAATCATCTTTTGAAGATGCAGTTTTAAACTTCAACAAGGCCATTGGAAAGGGAATTGTAAAAATTATGAACAAGATCGGTATCTCCACCTTACATTCGTATCGAGGAGCACAGATCTTTGAAGCCTTAGGACTTAATAAAAAGTTTGTAGACAAATACTTCAGTAATACCACAAGTAGAATTGAAGGGATTGGAATTTACGAAATTGAAAAAGAAATTCAGAAACGCTTTTCCAAAGCGTATACAGATAGTGAATCCCTAGCGGATTTAGATTTGGAAATTGGAGGGGACTATCGCTGGAGAAGAAATGGTGAACGGCATATGTTTAATCCTACTACGGTAGCCAAATTACAACAAGCCGTTCGCACCAATAAATTTGATAGTTACAAGGAATATTCCCACATGATCAACGAGCAAAGCGAACGCTTGATGACTTTACGCGGAATGTTTAAATTTCAAGAGCTCAACCCTATTTCAATTGATGAAGTGGAACCGTGGACAGAAATTGTAAAGCGTTTTAAAACAGGCGCAATGTCTTTTGGATCCATTAGTAAGGAAGCGCACGAGAATCTGGCCATTGCCATGAATAGAATTCAAGGTAAAAGTAATTCTGGTGAAGGTGGGGAAGACCCAGATCGTTTCCATAAAGATTTGAATGGAAACTGGAGAAATAGTGCTATTAAACAAGTAGCTTCCGGGCGTTTTGGAGTATCGATAAACTACCTTTCCAACGCTAAAGAAATTCAAATAAAAATGGCGCAGGGAGCTAAGCCCGGAGAGGGCGGACAGCTTCCGGGGCCTAAAGTTAACCCAGACATCGCCAAAACGAGAAATTCCACCCCTTATGTAGGGTTGATTTCACCACCCCCGCACCACGATATCTATTCGATCGAAGATTTAGCACAGCTCATTTTCGATCTTAAAAATGCTAATCGGGAAGCAAGAGTTAACGTAAAATTGGTTTCTGAAGTAGGTGTAGGAACCATCGCCGCCGGTGTTGCCAAAGCTAAAGCAGACGTAGTACTTATCTCTGGATTCGACGGAGGAACGGGAGCATCCCCACTTACTTCGCTTCGACATGCCGGACTTCCATGGGAACTGGGTATCGCAGAAGCGCAACAAACTTTAGTGCTTAACGACCTAAGAGGAAGAATTGTAATGGAATGTGACGGACAGTTAAAAACAGGCCGTGATGTAGCTATTGCGTGTTTATTAGGTGCCGAAGAATTTGGTTTTGCCACTGCACCTTTAGTAGCGTCTGGATGTATTATGATGCGCGCCTGCCATTTGAACACCTGTCCAGTTGGTATTGCAACCCAAGATCCAGAACTGCGTAAAAATTTCAAGGGAACACCAGAGCACGTAATTAATTTTATGTATTTCATAGCTCAGGAATTAAGACAGATCATGGCCGATTTAGGGTTCCGTACCATCGAACAAATGGTTGGACAGAGTCAGAAATTAAACATGAACAAGGCTATCGAGCACTACAAAGCTCAAGGAATTGATCTTTCCAATATTCTTTACAAACCGAGAGTACCAGAATCTGTAAAACTTCATAATACCGAAAAGCAAGACCATCATCTAGAAGAAGTTTTAGATTTCGAGATCTTGAGACAAGCGCACCCGGCTGTATACCGAAAGGAGAAAATGAGTTTAGATTTCCCAATCACCAATATCAACCGAACTACCGGTGCTATTTTGAGTAATGAAATCTCTAAAATTCACGGCGAGAATGGATTGCCAGAAGATACGTTGACTTTAAATTTTGAAGGTTCTGCAGGACAGAGCTTTGGAGCTTTTGCCACCAAAGGACTTACCCTAAAAGTAAACGGAAATACAAACGATTACTTCGGAAAAGGACTTTCAGGAGCAAAATTAGTTGTAAAAGTACCAGAAAAGGCCACTTTTAAACCAGAGGAAAACGTAATTATTGGTAACGTTGCCATGTACGGTGCCGTTACTGGGGAAGCCTATATTAACGGAATTGCTGGAGAACGTTTCTTGGTAAGAAATTCTGGTGCCAAGGCTGTGGTAGAAGGTATTGGAGACCACGGTTGTGAATATATGACGGGTGGTGTAGCTGTAATTCTGGGGAAAATAGGTAGAAACTTTGCCGCTGGAATGAGTGGAGGAATTGCCTATATCTACAATCCGGATAACAAGCTCGATAGCAGCAATTTTAATATGGAAATGGTCGAATTGGAAGAACCGTCTGAAAACGACCAAATACAACTACAGCAATTAATTAGCAACCATATTAAATATACCGATAGTCCGTTAGCAAAACGTATTATGACTGATTGGGATAACAACCGTAGCAAATTTGTGAAGGTGAT
- a CDS encoding MotA/TolQ/ExbB proton channel family protein, with the protein MILFQEATQEVAEEALSEEKTLSVIDLIVNGGAGSIIIIGILFVLLFVALYIYFERTFAIKAASKIDKNFMLQIRDHVSNGKLEAAKILCAQTDSPVARLTEKGISRIGKPLEDINKAIENAGTLEVYKLEKNVSILATVAGAAPMIGFLGTVIGMIIAFHQMATSGGQAEMGQLASGIYTAMTTTVAGLVVGIIAYIGYNHLVVRTDKVVHNMEANAVEFLDLLDEPM; encoded by the coding sequence ATGATATTATTTCAAGAAGCAACCCAAGAGGTGGCTGAGGAGGCTCTTTCCGAAGAAAAAACACTTTCGGTCATAGATCTAATTGTTAATGGTGGTGCAGGAAGCATCATAATTATAGGAATTCTTTTTGTACTGCTTTTTGTGGCCTTGTACATTTATTTTGAACGTACATTTGCTATTAAGGCAGCTTCAAAAATCGATAAAAATTTTATGCTTCAAATTAGGGACCATGTCTCAAACGGAAAATTGGAAGCCGCAAAAATACTTTGTGCCCAAACCGATTCTCCTGTAGCACGATTAACAGAAAAGGGAATCTCCAGAATAGGGAAACCTTTGGAAGATATCAATAAAGCTATAGAAAATGCCGGGACACTGGAGGTTTATAAGCTAGAGAAGAATGTAAGTATCTTGGCAACAGTTGCCGGAGCTGCTCCTATGATTGGTTTCTTGGGGACGGTAATCGGGATGATTATTGCATTTCACCAAATGGCTACCAGTGGAGGGCAAGCAGAAATGGGACAATTGGCAAGTGGTATTTATACCGCAATGACTACTACAGTTGCAGGTTTGGTTGTTGGTATTATAGCCTATATTGGTTATAATCATTTAGTGGTGCGTACCGATAAGGTGGTACACAATATGGAAGCGAATGCCGTGGAGTTCTTAGATCTTCTGGATGAACCAATGTAG
- the nhaD gene encoding sodium:proton antiporter NhaD: protein METIIILVFVLGYLAITLEHNLKIDKLIPALGMMAILWAIIALTHMDVFEVNTELKELESSSLEYILLHHLGKTAEILIFLMGAMTIVEIIDYFDGFATIKGYINTKSKRRLLWIFSVLAFVLSAIIDNLTATIVLITILQKVIHDRNLRLWFAGLIIIAANAGGAWSPIGDVTTTMLWIGKKVSTLQLVEHVLVPSIFCMVVPTFIASRLSVFKGEIEGGFGDVEPKSKYGSIMLYLGLGMIVFVPFFKTLTHLPPYVGMMLSLAVVATFAEIYSNKKFAISGVNQSDGDYEGHHSPVHHSLSKIEMPSILFFLGILMAVAALESLGMLFHFAESMDENMPFLGTESMGEKVSDLVVLILGAGSAVIDNVPLVAASIGMFSVGMDDPVWHFIAYSAGTGGSMLIIGSAAGVVAMGMEKIDFFWYLKKIGWLALIGFLSGAGVFMLIRNFILN from the coding sequence ATGGAGACAATTATTATTCTTGTATTCGTTCTTGGTTACCTAGCCATAACATTAGAACACAATTTAAAAATAGATAAACTGATCCCAGCTTTGGGAATGATGGCCATTTTATGGGCCATAATAGCATTAACGCACATGGATGTGTTTGAGGTTAATACAGAATTAAAAGAACTGGAGTCATCAAGCCTTGAATATATTTTATTGCATCACCTTGGAAAAACCGCTGAGATATTGATTTTCCTTATGGGAGCAATGACAATTGTTGAAATAATCGACTATTTCGATGGTTTTGCAACTATTAAAGGATATATCAATACCAAAAGTAAACGAAGATTACTGTGGATTTTCAGTGTTCTGGCTTTTGTACTTTCCGCTATCATCGATAATTTAACCGCCACTATCGTTTTGATTACAATTCTTCAAAAAGTGATCCACGATAGAAACTTACGTTTGTGGTTTGCCGGTCTTATTATTATTGCGGCCAATGCAGGTGGAGCTTGGTCTCCTATTGGGGATGTTACTACAACCATGCTTTGGATTGGTAAAAAGGTTTCAACGCTTCAACTTGTAGAACACGTATTGGTTCCTTCCATTTTCTGTATGGTAGTTCCAACCTTTATTGCTTCTCGATTAAGTGTTTTTAAAGGAGAAATTGAAGGAGGATTTGGAGACGTTGAGCCAAAATCTAAGTACGGAAGTATTATGCTTTATTTAGGTTTAGGAATGATCGTATTTGTACCTTTCTTTAAAACACTTACCCATTTGCCCCCGTATGTAGGAATGATGCTTTCTTTGGCTGTAGTAGCCACTTTTGCTGAAATCTATAGTAATAAAAAGTTTGCAATATCTGGGGTTAATCAAAGTGATGGGGATTATGAAGGACACCATAGTCCTGTGCACCATTCGCTTTCTAAAATTGAAATGCCTAGCATCTTGTTCTTCTTAGGTATTTTAATGGCAGTAGCAGCATTAGAATCACTAGGAATGTTGTTCCATTTTGCTGAATCTATGGATGAAAATATGCCGTTCTTAGGAACAGAATCTATGGGTGAAAAAGTATCGGATTTAGTTGTACTTATTTTAGGTGCTGGTTCTGCTGTAATTGATAACGTGCCTTTAGTAGCAGCTAGTATTGGGATGTTCTCTGTTGGGATGGACGATCCTGTTTGGCACTTCATCGCCTATTCAGCGGGAACTGGAGGTAGTATGTTAATTATTGGTTCTGCCGCCGGTGTTGTTGCCATGGGAATGGAAAAAATTGACTTTTTCTGGTATTTGAAGAAAATCGGTTGGTTGGCTTTGATTGGTTTCCTTTCTGGAGCAGGGGTTTTCATGTTAATTAGAAATTTTATACTTAATTAA
- a CDS encoding acyl-CoA dehydrogenase: protein MDFKLSEEQLLIKEAARDFAKTELLPGVIERDEKQEFPAEQVKKMGELGFMGMMTSPEYGGSGMDTISYVMVMEELSKIDASASVIVSVNNSLVCWGLENYGTEEQKQKYLKPLASGEIIGAFCLSEPEAGSDATSQKTTAIDKGDHYIVNGTKNWITNGNSADVYLVIAQTHPDKKHKGINALILEKGMPGFEIGPKEQKLGIRGSDTHSLIFNDVKVPKENRIGEDGFGFKFAMKTLAGGRIGIAAQALGIAAGAYEMAKEYSKVRKAFGTEICNHQAIAFKLADMHTQIETARHLVLKAAWDKDNGNDYDLSGAMAKLHASQVAMDTTIEAVQIHGGNGYVKEYHVERLMRDAKITQIYEGTSEIQKIVISRSILKD, encoded by the coding sequence ATGGATTTTAAACTTTCTGAAGAACAGTTATTAATAAAAGAAGCCGCGAGGGACTTTGCCAAAACAGAATTACTGCCTGGAGTTATCGAAAGGGATGAGAAGCAGGAATTTCCAGCTGAGCAAGTAAAAAAAATGGGAGAGCTTGGATTTATGGGCATGATGACATCGCCAGAATACGGCGGTAGCGGCATGGACACCATTTCTTATGTAATGGTTATGGAAGAACTTTCTAAAATAGATGCATCTGCCTCTGTTATAGTAAGTGTTAACAACTCTTTGGTTTGCTGGGGTCTTGAAAACTACGGAACGGAAGAACAAAAACAAAAATACCTTAAGCCTTTGGCATCCGGAGAAATTATTGGCGCATTTTGCCTTTCGGAACCAGAAGCGGGAAGTGATGCTACTTCTCAAAAAACCACTGCAATAGACAAAGGAGACCATTACATAGTAAACGGTACCAAAAACTGGATTACTAACGGGAACTCCGCAGATGTTTACTTAGTGATCGCCCAAACGCATCCAGATAAAAAACATAAAGGTATCAATGCCTTAATTCTAGAAAAAGGAATGCCTGGTTTTGAAATAGGGCCGAAAGAACAAAAATTAGGAATTAGAGGAAGCGATACGCATTCCCTAATTTTCAATGATGTTAAAGTGCCAAAAGAAAACAGAATAGGCGAAGACGGTTTCGGATTTAAATTTGCGATGAAAACCCTTGCCGGAGGAAGAATTGGGATTGCTGCCCAGGCCTTGGGGATTGCTGCAGGTGCTTATGAAATGGCCAAAGAATACTCCAAAGTGAGAAAAGCATTTGGAACAGAGATTTGCAATCACCAAGCCATCGCCTTTAAATTGGCCGATATGCATACGCAAATTGAAACTGCAAGACATTTGGTTCTAAAAGCGGCTTGGGACAAAGACAATGGTAATGACTACGATTTATCGGGAGCAATGGCAAAACTTCATGCCTCTCAAGTAGCTATGGACACCACTATTGAGGCTGTTCAAATTCACGGGGGAAATGGTTATGTTAAGGAATACCACGTAGAAAGATTGATGAGGGATGCAAAAATTACCCAGATCTATGAGGGAACCTCAGAAATTCAAAAAATTGTAATTTCAAGAAGTATTTTGAAGGATTAA
- a CDS encoding ExbD/TolR family protein: protein MKLKGRNKVSPEFSMSSMTDIVFLLLVFFMLTSNTPNALDLLLPKAKGKSTNTQNVSVSINKDLDVYVDNVKVKPEFVETELKRRLKDVEKPTIILRAEKSVPIDNAVNIMDIANQNNYKVILAVRPK, encoded by the coding sequence ATGAAATTAAAAGGAAGAAACAAAGTGTCGCCGGAATTCAGTATGAGTTCCATGACAGATATTGTTTTTCTGCTCTTGGTGTTCTTTATGCTTACCTCAAATACGCCCAATGCACTCGATTTACTTTTACCTAAAGCAAAAGGAAAATCTACCAATACTCAAAATGTATCTGTAAGTATCAATAAAGATCTGGACGTGTATGTCGATAACGTAAAGGTTAAACCGGAGTTCGTAGAGACAGAATTAAAAAGAAGACTAAAAGATGTAGAAAAGCCAACCATAATATTAAGGGCAGAGAAAAGCGTTCCTATAGATAACGCTGTTAATATAATGGATATAGCCAACCAGAATAACTATAAAGTAATTTTAGCTGTTAGACCGAAATAG
- a CDS encoding anhydro-N-acetylmuramic acid kinase: MKIENYNVIGVMSGTSLDGIDLVYVNFSKDGKWSFLVKNSETVGYIEKWRGILKKATHLNEVELAQLDKEYTVFLAEVIKGFKLKNNLQEIDFVASHGHTVFHKPDQGETYQIGNLPILADLLGEKVICDFRVEDVALGGQGAPLVPIGDQLLFGEYDYCLNLGGFANISFDDSGVRKAFDICAVNTVLNHYVAKLDLDFDDGGKMASKGAVHDGLLKELNALEFYKKPFPKSLGIEWVESKVFPLIDSYNKLQVVDILRTYVEHVAQQIGAVVELPSNILITGGGAYNTFLIKRLKALTDAILIIPNKNVVEFKEAVIFALLGVLRERNEVNCLKSITGASKDHSSGKIYLPKS; this comes from the coding sequence ATGAAGATAGAAAACTACAACGTTATAGGAGTAATGTCTGGAACATCCCTCGATGGAATAGACTTGGTGTATGTGAATTTTTCTAAAGATGGTAAGTGGAGTTTTTTGGTAAAAAATTCAGAAACAGTCGGTTATATCGAGAAATGGCGAGGAATTCTCAAAAAAGCTACTCATTTAAATGAAGTAGAATTGGCTCAGTTGGATAAAGAGTATACTGTTTTTTTAGCTGAAGTAATTAAAGGGTTCAAATTGAAAAACAACCTTCAGGAAATAGATTTTGTAGCTTCCCATGGGCATACAGTCTTTCATAAGCCAGATCAGGGAGAAACCTATCAAATAGGAAACTTGCCCATTTTGGCAGATCTACTGGGAGAAAAAGTAATTTGCGATTTTAGGGTAGAAGATGTGGCTCTTGGCGGTCAAGGGGCGCCGCTTGTGCCTATTGGCGACCAATTGCTTTTTGGTGAATACGATTATTGCTTAAACTTGGGCGGGTTTGCAAATATTTCTTTTGATGATTCCGGCGTTCGTAAAGCTTTTGATATTTGCGCCGTAAACACCGTATTGAATCATTATGTTGCCAAACTTGACCTGGATTTTGATGATGGAGGAAAGATGGCTTCCAAAGGCGCTGTGCACGACGGATTGTTGAAAGAGCTGAACGCTTTGGAGTTTTATAAAAAGCCCTTTCCTAAATCGCTGGGTATTGAGTGGGTGGAAAGTAAGGTTTTTCCCTTGATCGATTCGTATAATAAACTACAGGTGGTCGATATCCTAAGAACTTATGTAGAGCATGTGGCCCAGCAAATTGGTGCGGTTGTAGAACTTCCTTCTAATATATTGATTACTGGGGGAGGGGCATACAATACCTTCTTGATAAAAAGATTAAAAGCACTTACAGATGCCATTCTTATCATCCCGAATAAAAATGTGGTAGAATTTAAGGAAGCAGTAATATTCGCACTTTTAGGTGTTTTAAGGGAACGGAATGAAGTGAACTGCCTAAAAAGCATCACAGGGGCTTCTAAAGATCATAGTAGCGGGAAAATTTATTTACCAAAATCCTAA
- a CDS encoding Glu/Leu/Phe/Val dehydrogenase dimerization domain-containing protein: MKELLKQYENKSPEIIFNWKDPETEAEGWTVINSLRGGAAGGGTRMRVGLDANEVLSLAKTMEVKFTVSGPAIGGAKSGINFDPKDPRKEGVLERWYKAVSPLLKSYYGTGGDLNVDEIHEVIPITENCGVWHPQEGVFNGHFKPSEADKINRIGQLRQGVIKVLENTDFSPDVKRKYTVADMITGYGVAESVKHYYDIYGGTVKGKKAIIQGFGNVGAAAAYYLSQMGALIVGITDINGGVINEEGFSFAEIKSFFLAKKGNTLDVPNMLSFDEMNKRIWSLSADIFLPCAASRLIKKDQITQLIDAGLEVVSCGANVPFADKEIFFGPIMEYTDQRISLIPDFISNCGMARVFAYFMERRTEMTDEAIFEDTSRTIKKALQKAYKHSDEKINISSTAFEIALKQLI, encoded by the coding sequence ATGAAAGAATTATTAAAACAATACGAAAATAAATCTCCTGAGATTATTTTTAATTGGAAAGATCCTGAAACTGAAGCAGAAGGATGGACGGTAATTAATTCTTTGCGCGGAGGAGCTGCAGGAGGAGGAACACGAATGCGAGTTGGTTTGGATGCAAATGAAGTATTGTCGCTGGCAAAAACTATGGAAGTTAAATTTACGGTATCTGGACCAGCTATTGGTGGTGCGAAATCGGGGATTAACTTCGATCCCAAAGACCCGAGAAAAGAAGGGGTTTTGGAGCGTTGGTACAAAGCCGTTTCCCCACTGCTTAAAAGTTATTATGGAACCGGTGGCGATTTAAATGTAGATGAAATCCATGAAGTGATTCCAATTACCGAAAATTGTGGGGTGTGGCATCCTCAAGAAGGTGTTTTTAACGGGCATTTTAAACCTTCGGAAGCAGATAAGATTAATAGAATCGGTCAGTTACGCCAAGGTGTAATAAAAGTTTTGGAAAATACCGATTTCTCCCCAGATGTTAAAAGAAAGTATACCGTAGCAGATATGATTACCGGTTATGGTGTGGCAGAATCTGTAAAACATTATTACGATATTTACGGAGGAACCGTAAAAGGGAAAAAAGCAATTATACAAGGTTTTGGTAACGTGGGTGCAGCCGCTGCTTATTATCTTTCCCAAATGGGTGCCTTGATTGTTGGAATTACCGATATTAATGGAGGTGTTATTAATGAAGAAGGGTTCTCTTTTGCTGAAATAAAATCATTTTTCTTGGCGAAAAAAGGGAATACATTAGATGTTCCTAATATGCTTTCTTTTGATGAGATGAATAAACGTATTTGGAGTTTGTCGGCAGATATTTTCTTGCCATGTGCAGCATCTCGACTTATTAAAAAAGATCAAATCACTCAGCTTATCGATGCTGGATTGGAAGTGGTTTCCTGTGGTGCCAATGTTCCTTTTGCAGATAAAGAAATTTTCTTCGGCCCGATTATGGAATATACCGACCAAAGAATAAGCCTTATTCCCGACTTTATATCCAACTGCGGCATGGCGCGGGTTTTTGCTTATTTCATGGAGCGAAGAACAGAAATGACCGACGAGGCCATTTTTGAAGATACTTCCCGCACTATTAAAAAAGCATTACAAAAAGCATATAAGCATAGCGATGAAAAAATAAATATTAGCAGCACTGCTTTCGAAATCGCTTTAAAACAATTAATTTAG